In Carya illinoinensis cultivar Pawnee chromosome 9, C.illinoinensisPawnee_v1, whole genome shotgun sequence, the following are encoded in one genomic region:
- the LOC122276118 gene encoding serine/threonine-protein kinase SRPK, whose amino-acid sequence MEIEENKRQQCRSSEDGSESGDYTSEDEGTEDYRRGGYHAVRIGDAFKNGRYVVQSKLGWGHFSTVWLAWDTHFSRYVALKVQKSAQHYTEAAMDEITILKQIAEGDQDDKKCVVKLLDNFKHSGPNGQHVCMVFEYLGDNLLTLIKYSNYRGMPIHRVKDICYHILVGLDYLHRQLSIIHTDLKPENILLMATIDPAKDPRKSGAPLILPNSKDKAAMECGAVKENKTLNGDLTRNQKKKIRRKAKRAAQGCVEKEVSVEAETDPESSGAVESSSNVKLNLGSVEDQPASSVNTDRLSDADGTKGTGQGNHSAKRRSRINRQKLLASVDLKCKLVDFGNACWTYKQFTNDIQTRQYRCPEVILGSKYSTSADLWSFACICFELATGDVLFDPHSGDNFDRDEDHLALMMELLGMMPRKIALGGRYSRDFFNRYGDLRHIRRLRFWPLSKVLVEKYDFSEQDANDMNDFLVPILDFVPEKRPTAGQCLLHPWINAGPRLLEPSLPSTQNQAAESIISEKKKREKDERVAMEVGMENIAINSESKPVKDSPSNDKPSKGSTGSSSS is encoded by the exons ATGGAGATTGAGGAGAACAAGAGGCAACAGTGTCGTTCTTCGGAGGATGGAAGCGAGAGCGGCGACTACACGTCGGAGGACGAAGGGACGGAAGACTACCGGAGGGGAGGGTACCACGCGGTCCGAATCGGCGACGCCTTCAAGAATGGCCGCTACGTCGTCCAGAGCAAGCTTGGCTGGGGTCACTTCTCAACCGTCTGGCTCGCTTGGGACACCCATTTCTCT CGATACGTAGCTCTGAAAGTGCAAAAGAGTGCGCAGCATTATACCGAGGCGGCGATGGATGAGATAACCATCCTGAAACAGATTGCTGAGGGCGACCAAGATGATAAAAAATGTGTAGTGAAGCTTTTGGATAATTTCAAGCATTCGGGTCCTAATGGGCAGCATGTTTGTATGGTTTTTGAGTACTTGGGGGATAATCTTTTGACTCTTATCAAGTATAGTAATTACCGGGGTATGCCCATTCATAGGGTGAAGGATATCTGTTATCATATTTTGGTGGGGTTGGATTACTTGCATAGACAGCTTTCTATCATACACACTGATTTGAAACCAGAAAACATATTGCTAATGGCAACGATAGACCCTGCTAAGGATCCAAGAAAGTCAGGTGCTCCTCTCATTCTTCCAAATAGCAAGGATAAGGCTGCAATGGAGTGTGGGGCTGTGAAGGAAAATAAGACCTTAAACGGGGATTTGACTAGGAACCAGAAGAAAAAGATTCGAAGAAAGGCAAAGCGAGCAGCTCAGGGCTGTGTGGAGAAGGAAGTTTCAGTCGAAGCTGAGACAGATCCAGAATCATCTGGTGCTGTAGAGTCTTCTTCTAATGTGAAGTTGAATTTGGGTTCTGTAGAGGACCAGCCTGCTAGTTCTGTCAATACAGATAGATTATCAGATGCTGATGGAACAAAGGGCACTGGGCAAGGGAATCACAGTGCCAAGCGCAGAAGCCGCATCAATAGGCAGAAGTTGTTGGCATCGGTTGACCTCAAGTGCAAGTTGGTTGATTTTGGCAATGCATGTTGGACATACAAACAGTTCACGAATGACATTCAGACTAGACAGTATAGGTGTCCAGAGGTGATCCTCGGATCTAAATATTCTACTTCGGCCGATCTCTGGTCATTTGCTTGCATTTGTTTTGAGCTTGCAACTGGTGATGTACTCTTTGATCCCCATAGTGGTGACAACTTTGATAGAGATGAG gATCACTTGGCATTAATGATGGAGCTTCTTGGAATGATGCCACGCAAG ATTGCCTTAGGTGGCCGCTATTCGCGGGATTTCTTCAATAGATATGGTGATCTGAGGCACATCCGTCGTTTGCGTTTCTGGCCCCTGAGCAAGGTTCTCGTTGAGAAGTATGATTTCAGTGAGCAAGATGCGAATGACATGAATGACTTCCTGGTTCCAATCCTTGACTTCGTCCCTGAGAAGCGGCCCACTGCAGGTCAGTGCCTTCTTCATCCATGGATCAATGCAGGACCTCGTCTTTTGGAGCCATCTTTGCCTTCTACTCAAAACCAAGCAGCGGAAAGTATCATTTCTGAGAaaaagaagagggagaaggaTGAGAGGGTAGCAATGGAGGTTGGAATGGAGAATATTGCTATAAATTCAGAGTCTAAACCAGTCAAAGATTCTCCATCTAACGATAAACCTTCCAAGGGATCCACTGGTAGTTCATCTAGTTAG
- the LOC122277586 gene encoding sulfite exporter TauE/SafE family protein 4-like isoform X2 translates to MATSGFVLFLLAGFSVAVLSVPFVSHPNSQNSNQNGLSSSSSTLSHSAYGSITKTVWPKLEFSWRLVLATVIGFLGSACGTVGGVGGGGIFVPMLTLIVGFDTKSAAALSKCMIMGASASSVWYNLGVRHPTKEVPIIDYDLALLFQPMLMLGITVGVALSVVFPYWLITVLIIILFLGTSSRSFFKGIQMWKEETVLKKEMTDREGTHVVNSRGELLIDTEYEPLVPREEKTQMQIVCFNLRWKRTLVLLLVWVFFLVLQIIKNDVEACSAWYWVLFCLQFPIALGVFGYESVKLYIEHKKRVRTGNTESICEASIGWTATHIAFCSLCGILGGIVGGLLGSGGGFILGPLLLEIGVIPQVASATATFVMAFSSSLSVVEFYLLKRFPIPYAFYLTSVSILAGFWGQFLVRKLVTFLGRASIIIFILSGVIFLSALTMGFVGIETSIEMIRNHEFMGFLGFCSSQ, encoded by the exons ATGGCAACGAGTGGATTCGTACTATTTCTCCTAGCCGGTTTCTCTGTGGCTGTTCTCTCCGTCCCATTCGTCAGCCATCCCAATTCCCAGAACTCAAACCAAAACGGGTTATCATCTTCAAGCTCCACTCTTTCGCACTCCGCATATGGATCCATCACCAAAACTGTTTGGCCA AAATTAGAGTTCAGTTGGAGACTTGTGTTGGCGACAGTAATAGGATTTCTGGGATCGGCTTGTGGAACCGTGGGTGGAGTGGGAGGGGGAGGCATTTTTGTTCCTATGCTTACTTTGATTGTTGGGTTTGATACCAAGTCTGCTGCTGCGCTTTCTAAAT GTATGATAATGGGGGCATCAGCATCATCGGTGTGGTACAATCTAGGAGTGAGGCATCCAACAAAGGAAGTGCCGATCATAGACTACGATCTGGCTCTTCTCTTCCAGCCCATGCTTATGCTTGGCATCACTGTTGGTGTTGCGCTTAGCGTTGTCTTCCCCTACTGGCTCATTACTGTCCTCATCATTATTCTCTTCTTGG GGACCTCGTCAAGGTCTTTCTTTAAGGGAATCCAGATGTGGAAGGAAGAGACTGTCTTGAAG AAAGAAATGACCGATAGAGAAGGAACTCATGTGGTTAATTCTCGTGGTGAAC TTCTGATTGATACTGAGTATGAGCCATTGGTACCCAGAGAGGAGAAAACTCAAATG CAAATAGTATGTTTCAACCTCAGGTGGAAAAGAACTTTGGTGCTACTACTTGTATGGGTTTTTTTCCTTGTGTTGCAGATCATCAAG AATGATGTGGAGGCTTGCAGTGCGTGGTATTGGGTGCTCTTCTGCCTACAG TTTCCCATAGCACTTGGAGTGTTTGGATATGAATCTGTCAAGCTGTACATCGAACACAAGAAGAGGGTGAGAACGGGTAATACCGAATCAATTTGCGAGGCTTCCATCGGATGGACTGCGACGCACATTGCATTCTGTTCACTTTGTGGCATCTTGGGAGGCATTGTCGGGGGCCTACTTGGTTCTGGTGGCGGATTCATTCTGGGCCCGCTGCTCCTTGAGATTGGTGTCATCCCCCAG GTTGCAAGTGCGACAGCAACATTTGTCATGGCATTCTCGTCATCCTTATCCGTGGTGGAGTTTTACCTTCTCAAGAGGTTCCCTATTCCCTACG CTTTTTACCTCACATCGGTGTCTATTTTGGCTGGCTTCTGGGGACAGttcttagtaagaaaacttgtCACATTTTTGGGAAGAGCATCAATTATTATATTCATTCTCTCCGGTGTCATCTTTCTTAGTGCTCTCACAATGG GGTTCGTTGGTATTGAGACTAGCATCGAGATGATACGCAATCACGAGTTCATGGGATTTTTAGGGTTCTGCAGCAGTCAGTAG
- the LOC122277586 gene encoding sulfite exporter TauE/SafE family protein 4-like isoform X1 has product MATSGFVLFLLAGFSVAVLSVPFVSHPNSQNSNQNGLSSSSSTLSHSAYGSITKTVWPVCLYISLFALDLHIYSRSTLLHVYITKLEFSWRLVLATVIGFLGSACGTVGGVGGGGIFVPMLTLIVGFDTKSAAALSKCMIMGASASSVWYNLGVRHPTKEVPIIDYDLALLFQPMLMLGITVGVALSVVFPYWLITVLIIILFLGTSSRSFFKGIQMWKEETVLKKEMTDREGTHVVNSRGELLIDTEYEPLVPREEKTQMQIVCFNLRWKRTLVLLLVWVFFLVLQIIKNDVEACSAWYWVLFCLQFPIALGVFGYESVKLYIEHKKRVRTGNTESICEASIGWTATHIAFCSLCGILGGIVGGLLGSGGGFILGPLLLEIGVIPQVASATATFVMAFSSSLSVVEFYLLKRFPIPYAFYLTSVSILAGFWGQFLVRKLVTFLGRASIIIFILSGVIFLSALTMGFVGIETSIEMIRNHEFMGFLGFCSSQ; this is encoded by the exons ATGGCAACGAGTGGATTCGTACTATTTCTCCTAGCCGGTTTCTCTGTGGCTGTTCTCTCCGTCCCATTCGTCAGCCATCCCAATTCCCAGAACTCAAACCAAAACGGGTTATCATCTTCAAGCTCCACTCTTTCGCACTCCGCATATGGATCCATCACCAAAACTGTTTGGCCAGTATGTCTATATATTAGTCTCTTCGCCCTTGATCTTCATATATACAGCAGAAGTACGCTTTTGCACGTATATATAACT AAATTAGAGTTCAGTTGGAGACTTGTGTTGGCGACAGTAATAGGATTTCTGGGATCGGCTTGTGGAACCGTGGGTGGAGTGGGAGGGGGAGGCATTTTTGTTCCTATGCTTACTTTGATTGTTGGGTTTGATACCAAGTCTGCTGCTGCGCTTTCTAAAT GTATGATAATGGGGGCATCAGCATCATCGGTGTGGTACAATCTAGGAGTGAGGCATCCAACAAAGGAAGTGCCGATCATAGACTACGATCTGGCTCTTCTCTTCCAGCCCATGCTTATGCTTGGCATCACTGTTGGTGTTGCGCTTAGCGTTGTCTTCCCCTACTGGCTCATTACTGTCCTCATCATTATTCTCTTCTTGG GGACCTCGTCAAGGTCTTTCTTTAAGGGAATCCAGATGTGGAAGGAAGAGACTGTCTTGAAG AAAGAAATGACCGATAGAGAAGGAACTCATGTGGTTAATTCTCGTGGTGAAC TTCTGATTGATACTGAGTATGAGCCATTGGTACCCAGAGAGGAGAAAACTCAAATG CAAATAGTATGTTTCAACCTCAGGTGGAAAAGAACTTTGGTGCTACTACTTGTATGGGTTTTTTTCCTTGTGTTGCAGATCATCAAG AATGATGTGGAGGCTTGCAGTGCGTGGTATTGGGTGCTCTTCTGCCTACAG TTTCCCATAGCACTTGGAGTGTTTGGATATGAATCTGTCAAGCTGTACATCGAACACAAGAAGAGGGTGAGAACGGGTAATACCGAATCAATTTGCGAGGCTTCCATCGGATGGACTGCGACGCACATTGCATTCTGTTCACTTTGTGGCATCTTGGGAGGCATTGTCGGGGGCCTACTTGGTTCTGGTGGCGGATTCATTCTGGGCCCGCTGCTCCTTGAGATTGGTGTCATCCCCCAG GTTGCAAGTGCGACAGCAACATTTGTCATGGCATTCTCGTCATCCTTATCCGTGGTGGAGTTTTACCTTCTCAAGAGGTTCCCTATTCCCTACG CTTTTTACCTCACATCGGTGTCTATTTTGGCTGGCTTCTGGGGACAGttcttagtaagaaaacttgtCACATTTTTGGGAAGAGCATCAATTATTATATTCATTCTCTCCGGTGTCATCTTTCTTAGTGCTCTCACAATGG GGTTCGTTGGTATTGAGACTAGCATCGAGATGATACGCAATCACGAGTTCATGGGATTTTTAGGGTTCTGCAGCAGTCAGTAG